A genome region from Fervidobacterium changbaicum includes the following:
- a CDS encoding ABC transporter permease yields MRGLKYVANRLFFFVITLFFALTINFVLPRLMPGDPAERILSRFGPNVDEKAIEAMRIALGVEKDKNLLSQFVDYLKNTITGNFGISYLHYPVPVSQVLRNSIPWTLGLVGTSTILSFLLGTFLGIYAGWNRDKLSGSALLVFSLSLRAIPYFWLAMIILYIFGYKLGWFPLSNAYSTTEILTGFSLVLSVIYHAILPSITLIVASLGSWILTMRNNMVSVLSEDFITLAEAKGLDERYIMVHYAARNAILPSITAFGISLGFVVSGALLTEIVYSYPGVGYQLYRAVLSQDFPLIQAIFFFISLSVLLANLIMDFVYAFLDPRVRG; encoded by the coding sequence GTGAGAGGTTTGAAGTACGTTGCCAACAGATTGTTTTTCTTTGTTATAACTCTTTTCTTCGCTCTCACGATTAATTTTGTTCTTCCCAGGCTTATGCCAGGTGACCCTGCAGAAAGGATCCTTTCACGCTTTGGTCCAAACGTGGATGAAAAAGCTATAGAGGCAATGAGAATAGCCCTTGGTGTAGAAAAAGATAAAAATTTATTATCACAGTTCGTTGATTACTTAAAAAACACGATCACAGGGAACTTCGGTATATCTTATCTTCACTATCCCGTCCCGGTGTCACAGGTTCTGAGAAATTCGATTCCATGGACTCTAGGGCTAGTCGGAACTTCAACAATTTTGAGCTTCTTGCTTGGAACTTTTCTTGGTATATATGCAGGATGGAATAGAGATAAACTGAGTGGCTCTGCGTTACTGGTATTTTCACTTTCGTTAAGAGCAATTCCATACTTCTGGTTAGCGATGATAATATTGTACATTTTCGGCTATAAACTTGGATGGTTCCCGTTATCGAATGCTTACTCTACAACAGAGATTCTAACAGGTTTCAGTTTAGTCTTAAGTGTAATATACCACGCGATACTGCCTAGTATAACACTTATCGTTGCATCCCTTGGAAGCTGGATACTGACAATGAGAAACAACATGGTGTCTGTTCTTTCAGAAGATTTCATCACCCTAGCGGAAGCAAAAGGTTTGGACGAGAGATATATAATGGTGCACTACGCGGCAAGAAATGCAATATTGCCGAGTATTACTGCATTTGGTATATCACTCGGTTTCGTCGTCAGTGGAGCCCTATTAACAGAGATAGTGTATTCATATCCAGGTGTAGGTTATCAACTTTACAGAGCTGTCCTTAGCCAGGATTTCCCGTTAATACAGGCTATATTCTTCTTTATTTCTCTCTCTGTGCTTTTAGCGAACCTTATCATGGACTTTGTCTATGCCTTTTTGGATCCACGTGTTAGGGGGTAG
- a CDS encoding ABC transporter substrate-binding protein, with the protein MKRFYAILTLLVLMVTISLGAELSMIISVTGPFQRNFNPYFAGATGYVAAGFIYETLIYANTKTGDFVPWLASEFKWGAGYKEITFKLRRGVKWSDGTSFTADDVIFTFETLKKFPALDVPGVWKGGLAEVVKVDDYTVKLKLSTVNTLYLYSVAGVYILPKHIWSKVEDPSKFTNENPVGTGAYLLDNFSTQVITLKKNPNYWNAANVKVDSIRIPAFSGNESAQLAVANGEIDWAGINFPQIEKLVQQRKELNYWFAEGNPVFLFFNLAKDPFKDATLRKAFAYAINTDMLIKIGMTGYAAPVNPVVIKSGYEYLISEDLKNLWWKYDPKTAEKLFAQAGFKKGKDGILAKGNIKLSYELLVPAGWTDWIAVCELLSQQMANYGVELKVTPIDYGEYLQRIRNKNFDVVLSWSNYGATPYNFYDNHLNSANAYVGSNRGGWIDKTTDELLAKIKETADISARKVIMSRLQRILLENVPAVPLYYNPVWFIYSTKNFTGWPNEKKPYVEPRITGMDKIYLIMNLEPVK; encoded by the coding sequence ATGAAAAGGTTTTATGCGATTCTGACACTGTTGGTACTGATGGTAACTATTTCACTTGGTGCAGAACTTTCCATGATAATTTCTGTCACAGGTCCATTCCAGAGGAACTTTAACCCGTATTTTGCAGGTGCTACCGGCTACGTTGCAGCAGGTTTCATTTACGAAACATTGATATATGCGAACACAAAAACAGGAGATTTTGTACCTTGGCTGGCATCAGAGTTTAAATGGGGTGCTGGCTACAAAGAAATTACTTTCAAATTGCGCAGAGGAGTCAAGTGGTCAGACGGAACATCTTTTACAGCAGATGACGTGATATTCACATTCGAAACGCTGAAAAAATTCCCTGCACTTGATGTTCCGGGAGTTTGGAAAGGTGGACTGGCTGAGGTTGTGAAAGTCGACGACTATACCGTGAAATTAAAACTCTCAACAGTAAACACACTCTATTTGTATAGCGTTGCGGGAGTTTACATACTTCCAAAGCACATTTGGAGCAAAGTTGAAGATCCGTCAAAGTTCACCAATGAAAATCCTGTTGGAACAGGAGCTTATCTACTCGATAACTTTTCCACACAGGTTATAACGTTGAAGAAGAACCCAAACTACTGGAATGCTGCAAACGTAAAAGTTGATTCGATAAGAATACCCGCGTTTAGCGGCAACGAAAGTGCACAGTTGGCGGTTGCAAACGGTGAAATCGACTGGGCTGGTATTAACTTCCCACAGATCGAGAAACTTGTTCAGCAGAGGAAAGAACTGAACTATTGGTTTGCAGAGGGTAATCCAGTGTTCTTGTTCTTTAATCTTGCAAAAGACCCATTCAAGGATGCGACCTTGAGGAAAGCATTTGCATATGCAATTAATACTGACATGTTGATCAAAATCGGAATGACCGGTTATGCTGCCCCAGTGAATCCGGTTGTTATTAAGTCTGGATACGAGTATCTGATAAGCGAAGATTTGAAGAATTTGTGGTGGAAGTATGACCCAAAGACTGCAGAGAAGCTTTTTGCTCAGGCCGGTTTCAAGAAAGGAAAAGATGGAATTCTTGCGAAGGGTAATATTAAGCTTAGTTACGAATTATTAGTTCCAGCAGGATGGACAGACTGGATCGCCGTCTGTGAGTTGCTATCACAACAAATGGCGAACTACGGAGTTGAGCTAAAAGTTACACCTATAGATTACGGTGAATATTTGCAAAGAATTCGGAACAAGAACTTCGACGTAGTTCTGAGCTGGTCAAATTACGGCGCTACTCCGTACAATTTCTACGATAACCATCTGAACTCTGCAAATGCATACGTTGGTAGTAACAGAGGCGGATGGATAGATAAGACAACCGACGAACTTTTGGCGAAGATAAAGGAAACAGCAGACATATCTGCAAGGAAGGTTATCATGTCAAGGTTACAAAGAATCCTTCTTGAAAACGTACCAGCTGTTCCTTTGTATTACAATCCAGTTTGGTTCATTTACTCGACGAAGAACTTTACAGGCTGGCCAAATGAAAAAAAGCCTTACGTAGAACCAAGAATTACCGGTATGGATAAAATTTATCTCATCATGAACTTGGAACCTGTTAAATAA
- a CDS encoding ABC transporter ATP-binding protein yields the protein MFEIKELNAGYEFRNRFVHAVRNVSLTVEEGDFYGIAGESGCGKSTLVLAALKLLKKPGKILSGQVLLDGVDVLSLPDETLRKIRWKRLSLVTQSSMNSLNPVKRIKDQMADVLIRNHGFSKSDAYNLVKEKLQLVGITADRMESYPHQLSGGMRQRVVIAMALLLSPSVVVMDEPTTALDVVVQRSILQQIEELRKKENFSTIFITHDISLLFELASKISIMYAGELVEIGLARDVYTRPMHPYTKGLIEALPSISKDLDSYKSIPGRPVDLAIPIQGCPFKERCPYAFERCAVEKPQMRYIELDGNGRWVSCHLY from the coding sequence GTGTTTGAAATAAAAGAGCTCAACGCTGGATATGAGTTCAGGAATAGGTTCGTACACGCTGTTAGAAATGTCTCACTTACTGTCGAAGAAGGGGACTTCTATGGGATCGCAGGCGAGTCAGGTTGCGGAAAATCTACGTTAGTGCTGGCCGCACTGAAATTGCTAAAAAAACCTGGAAAAATACTGTCCGGTCAGGTTTTGCTGGATGGTGTAGACGTTCTGTCTTTACCGGACGAAACGTTAAGAAAAATACGATGGAAGAGGCTTTCACTGGTTACACAGAGTTCTATGAATTCGCTGAACCCTGTCAAAAGGATAAAAGACCAAATGGCGGATGTGCTAATTAGGAACCATGGTTTTTCGAAAAGTGATGCATATAACTTGGTAAAAGAGAAATTGCAGTTGGTTGGGATTACCGCTGACCGCATGGAAAGTTATCCGCACCAGTTGTCTGGTGGCATGAGGCAACGTGTAGTTATTGCCATGGCACTGCTCTTATCACCGAGCGTTGTTGTAATGGATGAGCCGACAACAGCTCTCGATGTTGTGGTGCAAAGGTCTATACTTCAGCAAATCGAAGAGCTTAGAAAAAAGGAAAATTTTTCAACAATTTTTATCACACATGATATATCTCTATTATTCGAGCTTGCGAGTAAGATATCAATCATGTACGCAGGAGAACTTGTCGAGATCGGCCTTGCCAGAGATGTTTACACAAGACCGATGCATCCCTACACAAAAGGGCTTATCGAAGCATTACCAAGCATTTCAAAAGATTTGGATTCCTACAAGAGCATACCTGGTCGACCTGTCGACCTAGCAATACCAATACAAGGATGCCCATTCAAGGAACGATGTCCTTACGCTTTCGAACGTTGTGCAGTTGAAAAACCGCAGATGAGATACATTGAACTCGACGGAAATGGCAGGTGGGTTTCGTGTCATCTGTACTGA
- a CDS encoding ABC transporter ATP-binding protein, producing MSSVLKVENLKKEFSIRKGFNILTVKALRGVDLDLKENEIVSIVGESGCGKTTLLRVLARIYEPTAGKIFLFGRELPKKLGRKEELEFRKNVQMVFQDPFASLNPTKTIAHMLERPLKIHKIQNKQQVIEDVLHEVELTPVESYLEKYPHELSGGQRQRVVFARAIITKPRIILADEPTSMLDVSIKSGILNLMLKLRNDYKIAFLHVTHDLAAAKYVSDRIMVMYAGIVVEEGNAKEVVNNPLHPYTKLLKEAAPDPEKVSATNFIDAGEPPSLINPPPGCPFAPRCKFARPECSKEVDFVEVEGRKVRCVLYR from the coding sequence GTGTCATCTGTACTGAAGGTAGAAAACCTAAAGAAAGAATTTTCAATTAGAAAGGGATTTAATATACTTACAGTAAAAGCACTTAGAGGTGTCGATCTGGACCTTAAAGAAAATGAGATAGTCTCAATAGTTGGGGAAAGTGGATGTGGCAAGACCACCCTACTAAGAGTTTTGGCAAGGATATATGAACCAACAGCTGGAAAGATTTTCCTATTTGGTAGAGAATTACCTAAAAAGCTTGGAAGGAAAGAGGAACTCGAATTCAGAAAGAACGTACAAATGGTTTTTCAAGATCCCTTTGCCTCTCTCAACCCCACAAAAACCATTGCACATATGTTGGAAAGGCCTCTGAAGATTCATAAGATACAAAATAAGCAGCAAGTTATCGAGGATGTACTCCACGAAGTTGAACTGACACCTGTTGAGAGCTATCTGGAAAAGTATCCACATGAACTTTCTGGGGGGCAAAGGCAACGCGTTGTGTTTGCGCGAGCTATTATAACTAAACCGAGAATAATCTTGGCAGACGAACCAACTTCTATGTTAGATGTCTCCATAAAGTCAGGTATTTTAAATCTGATGTTGAAACTTAGGAATGACTATAAGATAGCGTTCCTACATGTTACGCATGACCTAGCCGCAGCAAAATATGTATCCGATAGGATAATGGTTATGTACGCAGGTATCGTCGTTGAAGAAGGCAATGCAAAAGAAGTCGTGAATAACCCACTGCATCCTTACACAAAATTGTTGAAAGAGGCGGCACCCGACCCTGAAAAAGTTTCGGCCACTAATTTTATCGATGCAGGTGAACCTCCGAGTTTGATAAATCCCCCGCCTGGATGTCCTTTCGCGCCACGATGTAAGTTCGCCAGACCTGAATGTAGCAAAGAGGTAGATTTTGTGGAAGTTGAAGGAAGAAAAGTTAGGTGTGTGCTTTATAGATAG
- the murQ gene encoding N-acetylmuramic acid 6-phosphate etherase — MINFSKKSSFEELETEKPNPLTENIDQLDTLSILRIINDEDRKVALAVSEVLDKIAKVVDFCVEAIKDKGRVIYAGAGTSGRIGYLDAVEVVPTFGMPPDVFVPLIAGGEEALKRSVEAVEDNFELGREDARKVTISSRDVVIGITASGRTPYVGGVLDVAREHGARTVLICNVSKPALAEYADIVISIKTGPEVIAGSTRMKAGTSQKMVLNMISTTTMVKLGKVYKNQMVDVLVLNEKLKERAIRIIMKVTGVDYRTASEHLKIADNNTKVAILMILTGKSKKECEVLLENYGSITHVMRHISTSQVEEAQNIKKEERS, encoded by the coding sequence ATGATAAATTTTTCAAAAAAGTCATCCTTTGAAGAACTGGAAACAGAGAAACCAAATCCTTTGACAGAAAACATAGACCAACTTGACACACTCAGCATATTGAGGATAATAAACGATGAGGACAGGAAGGTTGCATTGGCTGTTTCGGAGGTTCTTGATAAAATTGCGAAAGTCGTCGACTTTTGCGTTGAAGCGATAAAGGATAAGGGAAGAGTAATATACGCGGGTGCGGGAACAAGCGGTCGGATAGGCTACCTCGACGCAGTTGAAGTGGTTCCCACCTTCGGAATGCCACCTGATGTATTTGTTCCATTAATTGCTGGAGGCGAGGAAGCTTTGAAAAGATCAGTCGAAGCTGTTGAGGACAACTTCGAACTTGGTAGGGAGGATGCTCGAAAAGTTACTATATCGAGTAGAGATGTAGTCATAGGTATTACAGCAAGTGGAAGAACACCTTACGTCGGAGGTGTGCTCGATGTTGCAAGAGAACATGGCGCCAGAACGGTTTTAATTTGCAACGTTTCAAAACCAGCCTTAGCGGAGTATGCGGACATCGTGATTTCAATTAAAACAGGCCCAGAGGTAATAGCCGGCAGTACAAGGATGAAGGCTGGAACATCGCAGAAGATGGTTTTGAATATGATTAGTACGACAACGATGGTTAAGCTTGGGAAAGTTTACAAAAATCAGATGGTTGACGTTCTTGTTCTCAATGAAAAGCTGAAAGAAAGGGCGATCCGAATAATTATGAAAGTAACGGGTGTGGATTACAGAACTGCTTCTGAACATCTGAAAATTGCCGATAATAATACGAAAGTAGCTATCTTAATGATATTAACTGGAAAATCCAAAAAAGAATGTGAAGTTCTTTTGGAAAACTACGGTAGTATTACACATGTGATGAGACACATAAGCACAAGCCAAGTAGAAGAAGCTCAAAATATTAAAAAGGAGGAGAGATCTTGA
- a CDS encoding BadF/BadG/BcrA/BcrD ATPase family protein, giving the protein MSKLVLSIDGGGTTTKFCLLESQNNKIVYESIVEYGLNLTATTIKQQLIVLNEIKNRINHFFETQNDISTVICSVSGAGNEKRKKNFENLVKALFKVRVIVLSDIEALRLLLLREKPGIIVVCGTGSIAISNKGTRVGGWGHLFGDEAGAFRIVLEIIERYCDYIDGIHDYDPVFDSLKFFYGFSSPYELTNLQLRKDFKSKIASFASSIPLTDLTKHVIESQVNRFTLKVRQLAKKENIKDIYLFGGMFKNEYFKNTFQQKLEDFNTEVVDKKLHVELALNVKFFAEEPH; this is encoded by the coding sequence ATGTCAAAGCTGGTCTTGTCAATAGACGGTGGGGGAACGACCACAAAGTTTTGTTTACTGGAAAGTCAAAACAACAAAATTGTTTACGAATCCATTGTTGAATATGGTCTTAACTTAACTGCAACTACAATTAAGCAACAGTTGATTGTTTTGAATGAAATAAAAAATCGAATTAATCATTTTTTTGAAACGCAGAATGATATAAGCACAGTTATATGCTCGGTATCAGGGGCGGGCAATGAGAAGAGAAAGAAAAATTTCGAAAATCTTGTGAAAGCCCTTTTCAAAGTGCGTGTTATTGTATTATCCGATATAGAAGCACTTAGACTTTTGTTGTTGAGAGAAAAGCCGGGGATAATTGTCGTTTGCGGCACAGGCAGCATTGCTATTTCGAATAAAGGAACACGTGTAGGTGGATGGGGCCATCTATTCGGAGACGAAGCGGGAGCTTTTAGAATTGTCTTGGAAATAATAGAACGATACTGTGATTATATCGACGGTATACACGACTACGACCCTGTTTTTGATAGCCTAAAGTTTTTCTACGGTTTTTCGTCACCATATGAATTGACGAATCTACAACTGAGAAAGGACTTCAAATCGAAAATCGCATCGTTTGCATCTTCGATACCGTTGACTGATCTTACAAAACACGTTATCGAGTCCCAGGTAAACCGTTTTACGTTAAAAGTACGTCAACTTGCTAAGAAAGAGAACATTAAGGATATATACCTCTTCGGTGGAATGTTCAAGAATGAGTATTTCAAAAACACTTTTCAGCAAAAGCTCGAAGATTTCAATACCGAGGTTGTTGATAAAAAACTTCACGTTGAGCTGGCACTCAACGTGAAGTTCTTTGCGGAAGAACCTCATTAA
- a CDS encoding MurR/RpiR family transcriptional regulator, translating to MVEDILTRLSYQPGALTKKEKIIAQYVIENGEEVVHMSITELSDLLNVGEGTIVRFCQKLGFEGFHSFKIFLAKSLPNNKNEAESFSSEDLLLQIKTNHINTIVQTYELLSSSKEVLSKCAEIISQCKKLYTVGVGASGATALDAYYKFMRIGIDTFFSQDTHLVAMALATSTSNDVLLAFSQSGSTSVIVDLSKMAKDNNTKIVAVTGHKRSPLAEVADYVLLTPIREAPFESGAIRSKISQLHVLEALFEMTKRNIKERANHYIQQTARAVERWIY from the coding sequence ATGGTTGAAGATATCTTGACGCGTTTAAGTTACCAACCCGGTGCTCTGACTAAAAAGGAAAAAATAATAGCACAGTACGTCATAGAGAACGGTGAAGAGGTTGTGCATATGAGCATCACAGAACTTTCTGATTTATTGAACGTTGGTGAAGGCACTATCGTTAGATTTTGTCAAAAACTCGGCTTTGAAGGATTTCATTCTTTCAAAATATTTCTTGCAAAAAGTTTACCAAATAACAAAAACGAGGCAGAATCCTTTTCTTCTGAGGACCTGCTTTTGCAAATAAAAACGAATCACATTAATACTATTGTACAAACGTACGAATTACTCAGTTCGTCCAAGGAAGTCCTAAGCAAGTGTGCCGAAATAATTTCGCAATGCAAAAAGCTTTACACAGTAGGTGTTGGTGCATCTGGAGCAACAGCATTGGATGCATACTACAAATTTATGAGAATAGGTATTGATACGTTCTTTTCCCAAGACACCCACTTAGTAGCTATGGCACTTGCCACCTCCACTTCGAATGATGTCCTTCTTGCCTTTTCTCAAAGCGGGTCAACATCTGTGATCGTAGATCTGTCGAAAATGGCAAAGGACAATAATACAAAAATTGTTGCCGTAACGGGACATAAGAGATCTCCTCTTGCAGAAGTCGCTGATTATGTTTTACTTACGCCTATTCGCGAAGCACCATTTGAAAGCGGTGCGATAAGATCGAAAATTTCTCAGCTACATGTCTTAGAAGCTCTATTTGAAATGACTAAGCGGAATATAAAAGAAAGGGCAAACCACTATATACAACAAACTGCTCGCGCTGTTGAAAGGTGGATTTACTAG
- a CDS encoding SpoIID/LytB domain-containing protein — translation MKPCVKVLFLFAILVQVVSFASTSQTRISVLLSVELDSSGASKGYLFSVVKFECLSSVKVNDSAFSAGDIIEITTNQGGLIVNGNAVGVDTLVLKGTVKLLSAKRALGVPQYSDTIYVKFVNGKIALINELELENYVELVVPSEVPSWFEKEAIKAQAVLARSRAVADVLSGPKEKFFGAHCDDSTNSQVFNNQIVSNIIKVAVSETTGEILVIDGKPMDTIVYFSTSAGFTSNSEEVWSDAKGKFPGEPIPYLRSKPQFSKFIVNEVNEVFWDKFFRSFWGLEKELCDFYDRESPWFRWKVTMTREELEVSISKGLVAREKADLTLGFDAIRTVEGRLIDVNDPNFSIGELKDLQVMKRGQGGIVMTLRIIAESGIYDVDKEYNIRFVIRPTKAITGMPKDINLERHDGSLVSNYSILPSGYFTFLIEKFEGKIKQITFYGGGNGHGVGMSQYGANYLAKNGKNYQEIIRTFYEGEIEKAF, via the coding sequence ATGAAACCGTGTGTAAAGGTTTTATTTTTGTTTGCGATTCTTGTACAGGTAGTTTCGTTTGCTTCAACGTCTCAAACACGTATTTCGGTACTCTTAAGCGTCGAACTCGACTCATCCGGGGCTTCAAAAGGTTATCTTTTTAGCGTGGTAAAGTTCGAGTGTCTCAGTTCTGTCAAAGTAAACGATAGCGCGTTCTCAGCTGGGGACATAATTGAAATAACAACAAACCAAGGAGGTCTCATAGTAAATGGTAACGCTGTAGGAGTTGATACATTAGTTCTAAAAGGTACTGTGAAGTTACTATCAGCAAAGCGAGCGCTCGGAGTACCACAGTACTCAGACACAATATATGTTAAATTTGTCAATGGAAAGATTGCGTTAATTAACGAACTGGAATTAGAGAATTATGTAGAGTTAGTTGTTCCAAGCGAGGTACCATCATGGTTTGAGAAGGAGGCGATTAAAGCTCAAGCTGTTTTGGCAAGAAGCAGAGCGGTGGCAGACGTTTTGAGCGGGCCGAAAGAAAAGTTCTTCGGAGCTCACTGTGATGACAGTACAAATAGCCAGGTTTTCAACAATCAGATAGTTAGCAATATAATTAAGGTTGCAGTTTCCGAAACGACTGGTGAAATTTTAGTTATCGACGGTAAACCAATGGATACGATAGTGTATTTTTCAACATCTGCTGGATTCACTTCAAACAGTGAGGAAGTTTGGAGCGACGCAAAGGGCAAATTCCCAGGTGAACCGATACCTTATCTAAGATCAAAGCCACAGTTCTCAAAATTTATTGTAAATGAAGTAAACGAAGTATTTTGGGATAAATTCTTCAGATCTTTCTGGGGCCTTGAAAAAGAACTTTGCGATTTTTATGACCGAGAGTCTCCATGGTTTCGATGGAAAGTAACTATGACCAGAGAGGAACTCGAGGTTTCAATTAGTAAAGGTCTTGTTGCAAGGGAAAAGGCCGACCTTACCTTAGGGTTCGATGCCATTAGAACAGTTGAAGGAAGGCTAATAGACGTAAATGATCCAAACTTCTCCATAGGAGAGCTGAAAGACTTACAGGTCATGAAACGAGGGCAAGGTGGCATCGTTATGACTCTCAGAATTATAGCAGAAAGCGGAATCTACGATGTCGACAAAGAATATAACATACGTTTCGTTATAAGACCTACAAAAGCAATAACCGGTATGCCAAAAGACATAAACCTTGAAAGGCACGACGGAAGTCTTGTTTCCAACTATTCCATTCTCCCCAGCGGGTATTTCACGTTTTTAATAGAGAAATTCGAAGGAAAGATAAAGCAGATCACATTTTACGGTGGTGGAAACGGCCATGGTGTTGGTATGAGTCAGTACGGCGCAAATTATCTCGCTAAAAATGGCAAGAACTATCAAGAGATCATTCGTACATTCTACGAAGGTGAAATAGAAAAAGCGTTTTAA
- a CDS encoding GntR family transcriptional regulator has protein sequence MINNPALPLYYKIYSELRTRILNGYYKDGKLPPEMELCKEFKASRITVRNALEQLRREGLIVRSKGSGTFIKRVESEEELTRLTGFTDEMKGKKVSSKVLENKLVSVPLEAQEQFGLPAGTLVVLLKRVRYIDGKPIAIESAYLNPSVDLRILNILHKDMETSSLYHFLQDELSIMLSYAEEILEVTKVSKEEAQLLNIKHGECAILRKRYTYTETGKCVEYVLSVYRGDEYKFRVIRK, from the coding sequence TTGATAAACAATCCTGCGCTTCCTTTGTATTACAAGATTTATTCTGAGTTAAGAACAAGGATTCTTAACGGGTATTATAAAGATGGAAAACTACCTCCTGAAATGGAGTTGTGCAAAGAGTTCAAGGCAAGTAGAATCACGGTAAGGAATGCGTTAGAACAGCTCAGACGCGAAGGTTTGATTGTTCGTTCCAAAGGCAGTGGTACTTTTATCAAGAGAGTAGAGAGTGAAGAAGAATTGACCAGGCTGACGGGTTTCACGGACGAGATGAAAGGAAAGAAAGTAAGCTCGAAAGTTTTGGAAAACAAGCTCGTGAGTGTTCCTCTGGAAGCTCAAGAGCAGTTCGGTTTACCAGCCGGAACCTTGGTAGTTCTGTTAAAACGTGTCAGGTACATCGATGGTAAACCTATAGCGATAGAATCGGCGTATCTAAACCCTTCTGTAGATCTCAGGATACTCAATATTCTCCACAAAGACATGGAAACTTCTTCGCTTTACCACTTTTTGCAAGACGAACTTTCAATCATGCTTTCTTACGCAGAAGAGATCCTTGAAGTTACTAAGGTTTCAAAAGAGGAAGCACAACTTTTGAACATCAAACATGGTGAGTGTGCGATACTGAGAAAAAGATACACGTACACCGAGACAGGCAAATGTGTTGAATATGTTCTGTCAGTATACAGAGGAGACGAATACAAATTCAGAGTTATCCGGAAATGA
- a CDS encoding ABC transporter permease produces MKWKIGTAIILTFILMGIFAPFLTKYEPNKTVGMPYQPPTREHPLGTDRMGRDILSQVFYGARLSLTIGISTGLIMTTIATTVGMIAGYYGGIVDRILSTLTDIFLVIPGLPLMIVISSYMRVRGPLMVILVIAFTSWGSGARIIRSQMLSLKNREFALASKVIGENDFYTIFVELLPNMLSLVASIFFSSVLYAIIGEASLSFLGLSDVSKITWGTMLYWAQNANALLNGMWYWVLAPGLCILLLGTAFALISFSIDEITNPRLRAR; encoded by the coding sequence GTGAAGTGGAAAATAGGGACTGCTATTATTCTCACGTTCATACTTATGGGAATCTTCGCACCTTTTCTTACAAAGTACGAGCCAAATAAAACGGTTGGAATGCCATACCAACCACCAACCCGGGAGCATCCGCTGGGAACTGACAGAATGGGGCGTGATATACTCTCTCAGGTCTTCTACGGTGCTCGCCTTTCTCTCACGATAGGCATTTCTACAGGTTTGATAATGACAACAATAGCAACTACCGTCGGTATGATAGCGGGTTATTACGGTGGTATTGTAGATAGAATCTTGTCAACTCTAACTGATATATTTCTTGTTATCCCAGGATTGCCGTTAATGATCGTAATAAGTTCGTACATGCGCGTGAGAGGACCTCTGATGGTGATTTTGGTCATAGCGTTCACAAGCTGGGGTTCTGGTGCAAGGATTATCAGGTCTCAAATGTTATCGCTCAAGAATAGGGAGTTCGCTCTTGCTTCGAAGGTTATCGGCGAGAATGATTTCTACACAATATTCGTTGAATTGCTTCCGAACATGCTTTCGCTCGTTGCCTCTATTTTTTTCAGTTCCGTTCTTTATGCGATAATCGGCGAAGCTTCTTTGTCTTTCTTGGGCCTCAGTGATGTGAGTAAAATTACGTGGGGGACGATGTTATATTGGGCGCAGAATGCAAATGCGTTGTTAAACGGCATGTGGTATTGGGTTCTTGCCCCTGGGCTTTGCATACTACTCCTTGGTACAGCGTTCGCACTTATCAGTTTTTCGATAGATGAAATCACAAATCCAAGGCTAAGGGCCAGATAA